DNA from Methylobacterium currus:
CCGGCCCTGCGGCAACCCCGCCGCCCTGCGGGCGGACCTCGAGGCGCAGCTCGCCCTGATGGAGGTGGCCGCGGCGGCGGGCGATCCTTACGCGCTCGCCGAGGCCGACCGCGAGTTCCACCGCCGGCTCTTCGCCGAGGCCGGCTGGCCGAGCCTGGAGCCCCTGCTCCTGCGCTGCCTGACCCACAACCACCGCTTCAAGCTGATCGCCGGGCCGGCCGACCTCACCCACACGGCGCAGCGCCATCTCGGCATCCTGGCCGCCGCCGAGAGCCGGGACGGGCCGGCTCTCGCGAGCGCGCTGGCCCACCACGTCGCGACGATCCTCGACGATGGACCGTCGCTCCTCGATGATGGGGCGTGACCCGCGCCGCCGGGGCCGCACAACGACGAAACAAGGAGGACGCATGAGCGAGGCAGCGGGAATCCGGGTCGCCCTGTCGGGGGCGGGCGGGCAGATCGGGGCGGTGCTGCGGCCGCGGCTGCTCGATGCCGGCATCGTCCTGCGCTCCGGCGGGGGCCCGACGGCGCTGACGCCGCTCTCGGAGGCCGAGACCGTGACGACCGGCGACCTGCGCGATCCCGAGGCGGTCGACCGGCTGCTCGAAGGGGCCGAGGTCCTGGTCCACATGGCGGGCACCAGCGTCGAGCGGCCGATGCCGGAGGTGATCGAGAACAATCTCGTGGCCCTGCAGGCGGTCTACGAGGGTGCCCGTCGCCACGCCGTGCGGCGCGTGATCTTCGCCAGCTCCAACCACGCCTTCGGCATGCATTCGGTGAACGACCGGCTCGACATCGACGCCCCGTTCCGGCCCGACGGCGCCTACGGCCTGAGCAAGGCCTGGGGCGAGCTGATGGGGCAGATGTACTGGGACCGGCACGGCATCGAGGGCGTGGCCATCCGCATCGGCAGCGCCCTGCCGCGCCCGACCGAGTTCCGCCACCTCTCGACCTGGCTCGGCCACGACGACCTCACCCAGCTCGTGCTGCGCAGCATCGCGGCGCCGATCCCGGGCTACGTCGCGGTCTGGGGCGCCTCGAACAACCCGCGCAGCTACTGGGACAACAGCGCGGCCGCAGCCGCGATCGGCTACCGGCCGACCCAGTCGGCGGAGGATTGGGCGGAGGAGATCCTCGGCCAGGAGAACCCCCTCGACCCGGTCGC
Protein-coding regions in this window:
- a CDS encoding GntR family transcriptional regulator, yielding MTDAKAMIAAETMRAGQPVSPPIPARARRHLQVADGLRRAIMLGEIAPGAALLELDLAGRFGCSQGVIREALLLLQEEGLVQRSGHRGTRVSESSAEEAVEMLRLRRDLECRAARRACARPCGNPAALRADLEAQLALMEVAAAAGDPYALAEADREFHRRLFAEAGWPSLEPLLLRCLTHNHRFKLIAGPADLTHTAQRHLGILAAAESRDGPALASALAHHVATILDDGPSLLDDGA
- a CDS encoding NAD-dependent epimerase/dehydratase family protein, with protein sequence MSEAAGIRVALSGAGGQIGAVLRPRLLDAGIVLRSGGGPTALTPLSEAETVTTGDLRDPEAVDRLLEGAEVLVHMAGTSVERPMPEVIENNLVALQAVYEGARRHAVRRVIFASSNHAFGMHSVNDRLDIDAPFRPDGAYGLSKAWGELMGQMYWDRHGIEGVAIRIGSALPRPTEFRHLSTWLGHDDLTQLVLRSIAAPIPGYVAVWGASNNPRSYWDNSAAAAAIGYRPTQSAEDWAEEILGQENPLDPVARTLQGGSFTTIDYTPQDQRPGRAKG